One part of the Gloeocapsopsis sp. IPPAS B-1203 genome encodes these proteins:
- a CDS encoding glutathione S-transferase family protein, whose translation MSSTEDEIKKAIVTKRGKLPSKWIVWLGKFVWTSLWQIMMSKLAPRNQSGAYIRPSSEFRNVVSTTEGNFYQPFSGRYQLYVGLSCPWAHRTLVVRALKGLEETISVSTVSPSPLEGGWVLDQEENGCRTLAQVYQLAKPGYSGRSTVPVLWDKQTNTIVNNESSEIIVMLNSEFNQFAKHSTLDLYPEKLREKIDWWNEKIYHTVNNGVYRCGFAQTQKAYEQACNELFVTLDEIDTVLSSSRYLCGSMTLADIRLFTTLFRFDVVYYGLFKCNRRQIQDYQNLGAYLRDLYQLPGVAETCNLDAVKHDYYGNLFPLNPGGIIPCGPDINLLEPHKREQVGQGVMM comes from the coding sequence ATGTCCTCTACAGAAGATGAAATTAAAAAGGCGATTGTCACAAAGCGGGGTAAACTACCATCAAAGTGGATCGTTTGGTTAGGAAAATTTGTTTGGACAAGTCTTTGGCAGATCATGATGTCAAAGCTAGCACCACGCAATCAATCAGGTGCATACATTCGTCCTAGCAGTGAGTTTCGCAACGTTGTCAGTACTACAGAAGGAAATTTTTATCAACCTTTCTCAGGGCGCTATCAACTCTATGTTGGGCTAAGTTGTCCTTGGGCACATCGAACGCTTGTTGTACGGGCGTTGAAAGGACTTGAAGAGACCATATCAGTATCTACTGTGTCTCCTTCGCCACTTGAAGGTGGTTGGGTTCTAGACCAAGAAGAAAATGGCTGTCGAACACTTGCACAAGTATATCAGCTAGCAAAACCTGGATACAGTGGGCGTTCTACTGTACCTGTGTTATGGGATAAACAGACAAATACGATAGTTAATAATGAGAGTTCTGAGATTATTGTGATGCTGAACTCAGAATTTAATCAGTTTGCGAAACACTCTACTCTCGATCTTTACCCCGAAAAACTCCGCGAGAAAATCGATTGGTGGAATGAGAAGATTTATCACACGGTCAATAACGGTGTCTATCGTTGTGGTTTTGCACAGACGCAAAAAGCATACGAACAAGCTTGTAATGAGTTGTTTGTCACCCTAGATGAGATTGATACCGTATTAAGCTCAAGTCGATATCTTTGTGGTAGCATGACACTTGCAGATATACGCTTATTTACAACCTTGTTTCGCTTTGATGTCGTTTACTACGGTTTATTTAAGTGTAACCGTCGCCAAATTCAAGATTATCAAAATTTAGGAGCTTACTTGCGCGACTTGTATCAGCTACCAGGTGTTGCTGAAACTTGTAATTTAGATGCAGTTAAACACGACTACTATGGTAATTTATTTCCCCTTAATCCAGGTGGGATTATTCCCTGCGGTCCTGATATCAATCTTCTAGAACCACACAAGCGCGAACAAGTTGGTCAAGGAGTGATGATGTAG
- a CDS encoding alanine--glyoxylate aminotransferase family protein has translation MTSTISINDKQRLQLTPLEIPNRLLLGPGPSNAHPDVLQAMNRLPVGHLDPTFLTLMDEIQSLLRYVWQTENSMTIAVSGTGTAAMEATIANSVEPGDVVLVGVSGYFGNRLVDMAGRYGAEVRTITKPWGQVFSLEELQIALETHRPAILALVHAETSTGARQPLEEVGELCREFDCLLLVDTVTSLGGVPIFLDAWGVDLAYSCSQKGLGCPPGASPFTMSARAMEKLQQRQSKVANWYLDMTLLGKYWGQERVYHHTAPINLYYALREALRLVAEEGLANCWQRHQKNVEYLWEGLEDLGLKLHVEREFRLPTLTTVCIPEGVDGKAVARQLLNDYNIEIGGGLGELAGKVWRVGLMGFNSRKESVDPLLSALRQVLPN, from the coding sequence ATGACTTCAACCATTTCAATCAATGATAAGCAGCGCCTGCAACTCACACCATTAGAAATACCCAATCGCTTGCTGCTAGGACCAGGACCATCAAACGCGCATCCTGATGTATTACAAGCGATGAATAGACTGCCAGTAGGACATCTCGATCCCACTTTTCTGACACTGATGGATGAAATTCAGTCGCTACTGCGCTATGTGTGGCAAACAGAAAACTCAATGACAATTGCAGTTAGTGGAACAGGAACTGCTGCAATGGAGGCGACAATTGCAAATTCAGTAGAACCTGGTGATGTCGTTTTAGTGGGTGTCAGTGGTTATTTCGGCAATCGTTTGGTAGATATGGCTGGGCGCTATGGTGCAGAAGTTCGCACTATAACCAAACCTTGGGGGCAAGTTTTCTCTCTAGAAGAATTGCAAATTGCACTAGAAACCCATCGTCCAGCGATTCTAGCACTGGTTCATGCAGAAACGTCTACTGGCGCGAGGCAACCTCTAGAAGAAGTAGGCGAGTTGTGTCGAGAGTTTGACTGTTTATTGCTTGTAGATACAGTAACTAGCCTTGGTGGTGTTCCTATATTCTTAGACGCTTGGGGCGTTGACCTTGCCTATAGCTGTAGTCAGAAAGGTTTAGGATGTCCGCCAGGGGCGTCACCTTTTACAATGAGTGCTAGGGCAATGGAGAAGTTACAGCAGCGCCAGAGTAAGGTAGCAAACTGGTATCTAGATATGACCTTGTTGGGTAAATATTGGGGTCAAGAACGCGTTTATCATCATACAGCACCGATTAATTTGTACTATGCGCTGCGAGAAGCTTTGCGTTTAGTTGCAGAAGAAGGATTAGCAAACTGTTGGCAGCGTCATCAAAAAAATGTTGAGTACCTCTGGGAAGGATTAGAAGATCTGGGACTGAAACTACACGTTGAACGCGAGTTTCGGCTACCAACTCTGACGACTGTGTGTATTCCTGAAGGTGTTGACGGTAAGGCAGTTGCTCGACAGTTACTCAATGACTACAATATCGAAATTGGCGGTGGTTTGGGCGAATTAGCTGGTAAAGTCTGGCGCGTGGGGCTGATGGGCTTTAATAGCCGCAAAGAGAGTGTCGATCCACTTTTAAGTGCTTTACGGCAAGTTCTACCGAACTAA
- a CDS encoding LL-diaminopimelate aminotransferase: MATINDNYLKLKAGYLFPEIARRVNNFADANPEANIIRLGIGDVTEPLPQACRTAMIKAVEEMGDRATFKGYGPEQGYAWLREKIATHDFQARGCDIDASEIFISDGSKCDTGNILDIFGNNNAIAVTDPVYPVYVDTNVMAGHTGEINDKGEYAGLVYLPITAKNNFTAEIPAKKVDLIYLCFPNNPTGATATKEHLKAWVDYAKAHNSIIFFDAAYEAYITDPELPHSIYEIEGARDCAIEFRSFSKNAGFTGTRCALTVVPKSLTAKAADGSDVELWKLWNRRQSTKFNGVSYIVQRGAEAVYSDEGQAQIKALVSFYLENAKIIREQLTAAGIAVYGGINAPYVWVQTPNNLSSWDFFDKLLHTCHVVGTPGSGFGAAGEGYFRISAFNSRENVEVAMKRITEKFRV; this comes from the coding sequence ATGGCAACGATTAACGATAACTATCTCAAACTCAAAGCAGGATACTTATTTCCAGAAATTGCCCGACGAGTCAATAACTTTGCTGACGCGAACCCAGAGGCAAATATTATTCGCCTGGGGATTGGGGATGTCACCGAACCATTACCACAAGCGTGTCGCACTGCAATGATTAAAGCCGTTGAAGAAATGGGCGATCGCGCAACATTTAAAGGCTATGGTCCTGAACAAGGTTATGCTTGGTTAAGAGAAAAAATCGCCACTCATGATTTTCAAGCACGCGGATGCGATATTGATGCTTCAGAAATCTTTATCTCTGATGGTTCTAAGTGCGATACAGGTAATATTCTTGATATTTTTGGTAATAATAATGCGATCGCCGTTACCGACCCCGTTTATCCTGTGTATGTAGACACCAATGTCATGGCAGGACATACAGGTGAAATTAACGACAAAGGCGAATATGCAGGTTTAGTTTATCTCCCAATCACCGCAAAAAATAACTTCACCGCCGAGATTCCCGCAAAGAAAGTTGATTTAATTTATTTGTGCTTTCCCAACAACCCGACAGGTGCAACAGCTACCAAAGAACACCTCAAAGCATGGGTAGACTACGCCAAAGCGCATAACTCAATTATCTTCTTTGATGCTGCTTACGAAGCTTATATTACCGATCCCGAACTACCGCATTCAATTTACGAAATTGAAGGGGCGCGAGATTGTGCGATCGAATTTCGTTCTTTCTCTAAAAATGCGGGTTTTACCGGAACTCGTTGTGCATTAACTGTCGTACCTAAATCTCTCACCGCCAAAGCTGCGGATGGGTCCGATGTGGAATTGTGGAAGTTGTGGAACCGCCGCCAATCGACAAAATTTAACGGTGTTTCTTATATCGTGCAACGCGGTGCGGAAGCTGTCTATTCTGATGAAGGGCAAGCCCAAATTAAAGCCTTGGTGAGCTTTTATCTCGAAAATGCCAAAATCATCCGCGAACAACTCACCGCCGCTGGAATTGCTGTATATGGTGGTATAAATGCACCGTATGTTTGGGTACAAACGCCGAATAATCTTTCAAGTTGGGATTTCTTCGATAAATTGCTGCATACTTGCCATGTTGTCGGAACTCCTGGTTCGGGTTTCGGTGCAGCAGGCGAAGGCTATTTTCGCATTTCTGCCTTTAATAGTCGCGAAAATGTTGAAGTAGCAATGAAGCGAATTACTGAGAAATTTAGAGTTTAA
- a CDS encoding glycosyltransferase, which produces MRLYFLVPGTSGTFACGGLWAELKTLDLAKQICHAEVVTYRQKEKNTLFLDNLLHDKNLDDVIFVISWGFDVPQLARKLASYNVVYHAHSTGYGFKLPANIPIITVSRNTMGYWGQYAPNSLIYYLPNQISDEFQNLHLERDIDVLVQARKSSHYLLQELIPALKQQCNVVVVDSYVEDLARLFNRAKVYLYDSAEYWATQGVSEGFGLQPLEAMACGCQVFSSINGGLSDYLDPGFNCYKIAGYARDYDVKRILRIIEKPEAIILPESLFTEYRTQNILDRLQVILSEINDFFNCKNLPGNIQDLTSSRVAQLRIQRVLNKLKHKF; this is translated from the coding sequence ATGAGACTTTATTTTTTGGTTCCAGGAACGAGTGGTACATTTGCTTGTGGTGGACTTTGGGCAGAATTAAAAACCTTGGATCTGGCAAAGCAGATCTGTCATGCAGAAGTTGTCACCTATCGCCAGAAAGAAAAAAATACGCTGTTTTTAGATAATCTACTACACGACAAGAACTTAGATGATGTGATTTTTGTGATTAGTTGGGGGTTTGATGTTCCACAACTTGCACGTAAATTAGCGTCTTATAACGTTGTTTATCATGCTCATAGTACGGGTTACGGGTTCAAGTTACCTGCAAACATTCCGATTATTACTGTAAGCCGTAACACGATGGGATATTGGGGACAATATGCACCAAATTCCTTAATTTACTATTTACCCAATCAAATATCTGATGAATTTCAAAATTTACACCTCGAACGCGATATTGATGTTTTAGTTCAAGCACGAAAATCTTCTCATTATTTACTTCAAGAATTGATTCCAGCTTTAAAGCAGCAATGTAATGTTGTTGTTGTTGATTCTTATGTTGAAGATTTGGCAAGACTGTTTAATCGAGCTAAAGTTTATCTTTATGACTCAGCTGAGTATTGGGCAACACAAGGAGTTAGCGAAGGTTTTGGGTTACAACCACTCGAAGCAATGGCGTGTGGCTGTCAAGTTTTTTCTAGTATCAATGGCGGGCTTTCCGATTATTTAGATCCAGGATTTAATTGCTATAAAATTGCTGGGTATGCGCGAGATTATGATGTTAAACGAATTTTAAGAATAATAGAAAAACCAGAAGCAATTATACTACCCGAATCACTCTTTACAGAGTATCGAACTCAAAATATTCTTGACCGCTTGCAGGTCATCTTATCCGAGATTAACGACTTCTTTAATTGCAAGAATTTACCTGGTAATATTCAAGACTTAACAAGTAGCCGCGTAGCACAACTAAGAATACAGCGAGTATTAAATAAGCTGAAGCATAAGTTTTGA
- a CDS encoding saccharopine dehydrogenase NADP-binding domain-containing protein, translated as MSSFLLYGANGYTGELIARLAVQKGLTPVLVGRNLQKIASLATELGLEYRIFTLDNTAAVDEALADVPVVLNCAGPFSQTAKLLVAGCLRTKTHYLDITGEVAVFEAIAAQNSSAQASGVMLLPGVGFDVVPSDCLAAHLKARLPTATQLTLAFQALGKISRGTATTMVEAQGKGGLVRRSGVLTSVPAAWKTRTIDFGQGSAIAVTIPWGDVSTAFYSTGIPNIEVYAAFPASIRIGMVATRYIGGLLSLPPVQNLQKRLIQNQLPGPTEIERTQGKSLLWGEVVDDSGKTAVSRLQCPEGYTLTAMTAVEIVSRVLAGQFHPGFQTPSLVYGADFILNFDGVVRKDLNGLGNG; from the coding sequence ATGTCATCATTCTTGCTATATGGCGCTAATGGTTACACCGGAGAACTCATTGCACGCTTAGCAGTACAAAAAGGGCTAACTCCCGTCCTTGTAGGACGAAATCTCCAAAAAATAGCATCATTAGCGACAGAACTAGGACTAGAGTATCGTATATTCACTTTAGATAATACCGCTGCTGTTGATGAAGCATTAGCTGACGTACCAGTTGTCTTAAACTGTGCAGGTCCTTTTTCACAAACAGCAAAGTTACTAGTTGCCGGATGCTTGCGCACAAAGACGCATTATTTAGATATTACCGGAGAAGTTGCAGTCTTTGAGGCGATCGCCGCGCAAAATTCCTCTGCCCAAGCCTCAGGTGTCATGCTACTTCCTGGTGTAGGTTTTGATGTTGTTCCTTCCGATTGTCTTGCTGCGCATCTCAAAGCCCGCCTTCCCACCGCAACACAGTTAACTCTTGCCTTTCAAGCATTAGGTAAAATTTCACGCGGGACAGCGACTACAATGGTTGAAGCCCAAGGTAAAGGCGGCTTAGTACGCCGTAGCGGAGTTCTCACTTCAGTTCCTGCAGCTTGGAAAACGCGCACAATTGATTTTGGACAGGGTTCAGCGATCGCCGTAACGATTCCCTGGGGAGATGTATCTACTGCTTTTTACAGTACAGGTATTCCTAATATTGAAGTTTACGCCGCCTTTCCCGCATCAATACGTATAGGAATGGTTGCAACGCGTTATATTGGTGGATTATTGAGCTTACCCCCAGTACAAAATTTGCAAAAGCGTTTGATTCAAAATCAGTTACCAGGACCAACAGAGATAGAACGCACTCAAGGCAAAAGTCTCCTCTGGGGAGAAGTTGTAGACGACTCAGGCAAAACAGCAGTATCGCGCCTACAATGTCCTGAGGGTTATACATTAACAGCAATGACAGCCGTAGAAATTGTTTCGAGAGTACTTGCAGGACAATTTCATCCTGGATTTCAAACACCATCGTTAGTTTACGGTGCAGATTTCATTTTAAATTTTGATGGAGTTGTGCGCAAAGATTTAAATGGACTAGGTAATGGGTAA
- a CDS encoding ABC transporter ATP-binding protein, translating into MSTRKYKNKYRRKQYPLNRLLQYSRQYRGQIWLASLYSVLNKVFDLAPPALIGVAVDVVVNQQDSVIARWGVQDIYTQFVILSILTVIVWIFESIFEYAHSRQWRNLAQTIQHDLRLDAYQHLQELELAYFEERSTGGLMSILSDDINQLERFLDIGANDLIQVTTTVVVIAGAFFIMAPSVAWMAMLPMPFILWGSVAFQRLLAPRYADVREKVGFLNSRLANNLSGMLTIKSFVAEDYEAQRVREESAAYRQSNRKAIALSAAFVPLIRMIILAGFTALLLYGGLAAVEGRITVGTYSVLVFLIQRLLWPLTRLGETFDQYQRAMASTSRVMNLLDTPVAIHTGNVALPVEKVRGEIELHNVTFAYNGRDPVIENLSLYVPAGKTIAIVGSTGSGKSTLVKLLLRLYEVQSGSIILDGIELRNLRFNDLRRAIGLVSQDVFLFHGTVAENIAYGSFEATPADIIHAATIAEAHEFIMQLPQDYDTIVGERGQKLSGGQRQRIAIARAVLKNPPILILDEATSAVDNETEAAIQRSLEKITLNRTTIAIAHRLSTVRNADCIYVMEYGKLVEKGTHEQLIAQQGIYTSLWRVQSGLNVASD; encoded by the coding sequence GTGTCAACGCGAAAGTACAAAAATAAATATCGTCGTAAACAATACCCTCTCAACCGCTTACTTCAGTATAGTCGTCAATATCGCGGTCAAATTTGGTTGGCATCGCTGTATTCAGTGTTGAATAAAGTATTTGATTTAGCACCGCCTGCTTTAATTGGTGTTGCAGTTGATGTCGTTGTAAACCAACAAGATTCAGTTATTGCGCGTTGGGGCGTACAAGATATTTATACACAGTTTGTTATTCTTTCTATTTTAACTGTTATTGTTTGGATCTTCGAGTCAATTTTTGAATACGCTCACTCCCGACAATGGCGGAATTTAGCTCAAACAATTCAACATGATTTACGTTTAGATGCTTATCAACATTTACAAGAATTAGAATTAGCTTATTTTGAAGAACGCAGTACAGGTGGTTTGATGTCAATCTTAAGTGATGATATCAACCAGTTAGAACGATTTTTAGATATTGGTGCAAATGACTTAATTCAAGTAACAACGACGGTTGTTGTGATTGCAGGTGCTTTTTTTATTATGGCTCCGAGTGTGGCTTGGATGGCAATGCTTCCGATGCCATTTATTCTTTGGGGTTCGGTGGCGTTTCAACGATTGTTAGCACCACGTTATGCTGATGTGCGTGAAAAGGTGGGTTTTCTGAATTCGCGTTTGGCAAATAATTTGTCAGGAATGTTGACAATTAAAAGTTTTGTAGCAGAAGACTACGAAGCCCAACGGGTGCGTGAGGAAAGTGCAGCTTATCGTCAAAGTAATCGGAAGGCGATCGCACTTTCTGCGGCGTTTGTTCCACTCATTCGGATGATTATTCTTGCTGGCTTTACCGCGTTATTACTCTATGGTGGTTTAGCAGCAGTGGAAGGTAGAATTACTGTAGGAACTTACAGCGTGTTGGTGTTCCTAATTCAGCGGTTATTATGGCCTTTAACTCGATTAGGCGAAACGTTCGATCAGTATCAACGCGCTATGGCTTCAACCAGTCGCGTGATGAATTTACTTGATACTCCAGTTGCTATTCATACTGGAAACGTGGCGCTTCCTGTGGAGAAGGTACGCGGCGAAATTGAATTGCACAATGTCACTTTTGCTTACAATGGGCGCGATCCTGTCATTGAAAATTTATCGTTGTATGTTCCTGCAGGAAAAACAATCGCGATTGTCGGTTCTACAGGTTCGGGTAAGAGTACTTTAGTAAAACTGTTGTTGCGGTTGTATGAAGTGCAATCAGGTAGCATTATACTTGATGGCATTGAGTTACGCAATTTAAGATTTAACGATTTGCGTCGCGCGATTGGTTTAGTTAGCCAAGATGTCTTTTTGTTTCACGGAACAGTTGCAGAAAATATCGCCTACGGAAGTTTTGAGGCAACACCAGCAGACATTATCCATGCTGCTACTATTGCCGAAGCGCACGAGTTTATTATGCAACTTCCCCAAGACTACGATACGATAGTTGGCGAACGCGGGCAAAAGTTATCTGGGGGACAAAGACAAAGAATTGCGATCGCCCGTGCGGTATTAAAAAATCCTCCGATTTTGATTTTAGATGAAGCCACTTCTGCGGTAGATAATGAAACTGAAGCTGCAATTCAGCGATCGCTAGAGAAAATTACACTAAATCGTACAACGATTGCGATCGCGCATCGGCTATCTACTGTGCGTAATGCCGATTGTATCTATGTTATGGAATACGGCAAACTAGTCGAGAAAGGAACCCACGAACAACTTATCGCCCAACAAGGAATCTATACGAGTCTTTGGCGGGTACAATCAGGTTTAAACGTTGCTAGTGATTAG
- a CDS encoding DUF4870 domain-containing protein — MNDTDKRKLLSGLSHGSLILNIVVFPVLVPIIILLVTDDAIVRSNAKEAIFAINVIICAVISSLLILVEGLGIFLLYLLAIISFIMPLIATIYAVKNIHKPYHYPLIWHFL; from the coding sequence ATGAATGACACAGATAAAAGAAAACTCCTGTCTGGATTAAGCCACGGTTCTTTAATTCTTAATATTGTTGTATTTCCAGTTCTCGTACCAATTATTATCTTGTTGGTTACGGATGATGCAATTGTACGTAGTAATGCCAAAGAAGCAATTTTTGCAATTAATGTCATTATTTGTGCTGTTATTAGTTCGCTACTTATTTTGGTAGAAGGTCTTGGTATTTTTCTACTTTACCTACTTGCTATTATCAGCTTTATCATGCCACTTATTGCTACTATTTATGCCGTGAAAAACATACATAAGCCGTATCATTATCCTTTAATTTGGCATTTTTTATAG